In the genome of Pseudomonas sp. LBUM920, one region contains:
- a CDS encoding FadR/GntR family transcriptional regulator — MISTSTVVNSVVEKLRAALKRGQWRRGEMLPGQRELAEQMGISRPSLREAVIVLETLGLVRSMPGKGVVVLETSVSEPHASDAVADASLEDILQLRYTLEPFIVGLVAQSISSKEVGQLRLTLMDMREALDAGDAEAGMNAYIGFHEELFALTSNPIFQNVVQQTSNALKQSAQVLRNSPEHLAERLQENEAVVRAIRNKNSALASAEMRRHILQEGLRMGIRLNIPDDHLGS, encoded by the coding sequence GTGATCAGCACCTCAACCGTCGTCAATTCAGTCGTAGAAAAACTGCGCGCCGCACTCAAGCGTGGCCAGTGGCGGCGTGGCGAAATGCTGCCCGGCCAGCGTGAACTGGCCGAGCAGATGGGCATCAGCCGCCCGAGCCTGCGCGAAGCGGTAATCGTGCTGGAAACCCTCGGCCTGGTGCGCTCGATGCCCGGCAAGGGCGTGGTGGTATTGGAAACCAGCGTCAGCGAGCCGCACGCCAGCGACGCCGTGGCCGACGCCAGCCTCGAAGATATCCTGCAACTGCGCTACACCCTCGAGCCCTTCATCGTCGGCCTGGTCGCCCAGTCCATCAGCAGCAAAGAAGTCGGGCAACTGCGGCTCACCTTGATGGACATGCGTGAAGCCCTGGATGCCGGTGACGCCGAAGCCGGCATGAATGCCTACATCGGCTTTCACGAAGAACTGTTCGCCCTCACCTCCAACCCGATCTTTCAAAACGTGGTGCAACAGACCAGCAACGCCCTCAAGCAAAGTGCCCAGGTGCTGCGCAACTCGCCCGAACATTTGGCCGAACGCCTGCAGGAAAACGAAGCCGTGGTGCGCGCCATCCGCAACAAAAACAGCGCCCTGGCAAGTGCCGAGATGCGTCGGCACATCCTCCAGGAGGGCCTGCGCATGGGCATCCGCTTGAACATCCCGGACGACCATCTGGGCAGCTGA
- a CDS encoding GntR family transcriptional regulator, translated as MTAHALQRDPILPALRLVAGKKPSVDDIYPRLFDAILEQRIAPASRFTEEGLGETFGVSRSVIRRVLAKLSHQQVIILRPNQRAQVAAPDAQQTRQILEARRMTEVTVVQLACDQATPAHIRQLRELIARERDCIDRDQRATAIRLSGEFHLQLAAMAHNAPLAQFLNSLVPLTSLIIAQYEAHACTYCAWQEHVAIVDALEQRDVNRAIGLMTQHLDHLEAKLLTLD; from the coding sequence ATGACCGCCCACGCGCTGCAACGCGATCCCATTCTCCCGGCCCTGCGCCTTGTGGCCGGTAAAAAGCCCTCGGTGGACGACATCTACCCGCGCTTGTTTGATGCCATCCTCGAACAGCGCATCGCCCCCGCCAGCCGGTTTACCGAAGAAGGCCTGGGCGAAACCTTTGGTGTGAGCCGCAGCGTGATTCGGCGCGTACTGGCCAAGCTGTCCCATCAGCAAGTGATCATCCTGCGTCCCAACCAGCGCGCCCAAGTGGCCGCGCCGGACGCCCAGCAGACGCGGCAGATTCTGGAAGCGCGGCGAATGACGGAAGTGACCGTGGTGCAGCTGGCCTGCGACCAGGCCACGCCCGCGCACATTCGGCAGCTACGTGAGTTGATCGCCCGTGAACGTGATTGCATCGACCGCGACCAGCGCGCAACGGCGATTCGACTGTCCGGGGAGTTCCACCTGCAATTGGCCGCAATGGCACACAACGCGCCCCTGGCGCAGTTCCTCAATAGCCTGGTGCCGTTGACCTCATTGATCATTGCCCAATACGAGGCACACGCCTGCACGTACTGCGCGTGGCAGGAGCATGTGGCGATTGTGGATGCGCTGGAACAACGCGATGTGAACCGCGCAATCGGCCTGATGACCCAGCACCTGGATCATCTGGAGGCAAAATTGCTCACACTCGACTGA
- a CDS encoding TIGR00730 family Rossman fold protein — protein sequence MRLCIFSGSSPGRLPVYAQMAAQLGEALAKAGIGLVYGGASVGLMGAVADAALANGGEVIGVMPAFLAEKELAHTGLKDLRIVSSMHERKALMAELSDGFIALPGGIGTFEELFEVWTWAQLGQHAKPCALLNINGFYDGLATFLDSVVSEAFLKPVHRNMLIVEPNVERLLAAVLSYQAPKVPKWITREDT from the coding sequence ATGCGACTTTGTATTTTCTCGGGTTCAAGCCCGGGCCGATTGCCGGTGTATGCGCAAATGGCGGCTCAGTTGGGTGAGGCGCTGGCCAAGGCGGGTATCGGCCTGGTCTACGGTGGCGCCTCGGTCGGCTTGATGGGGGCGGTGGCTGACGCCGCGCTGGCCAATGGCGGTGAAGTGATCGGGGTCATGCCAGCGTTTCTGGCCGAGAAGGAACTGGCGCACACCGGCCTCAAAGACTTGCGGATCGTCAGCTCCATGCACGAGCGCAAAGCGCTGATGGCCGAGCTTTCCGACGGCTTTATCGCGTTGCCCGGCGGCATCGGCACGTTTGAAGAGTTGTTTGAGGTCTGGACCTGGGCGCAACTTGGCCAGCACGCAAAACCGTGCGCTCTGCTGAACATCAACGGCTTTTACGACGGCCTGGCCACGTTTCTCGACTCGGTTGTCAGTGAGGCGTTTCTAAAACCCGTGCACCGCAACATGCTGATCGTGGAACCGAACGTGGAGCGTTTGCTGGCCGCCGTGTTGAGTTACCAGGCGCCCAAGGTGCCCAAGTGGATCACGCGAGAAGACACCTGA
- a CDS encoding NAD-glutamate dehydrogenase → MAFFTAASKADFQHQLQAALAQHISEQALPQVALFAEQFFGIISLDELTQRRLSDLAGCTLSAWRLLERFDHTQPQVRVYNPDYERHGWQSTHTAVEVLHHDLPFLVDSVRTELNRRGYSIHTLQTTVLSVRRGNKGELLEILPKGTQGKGIQQESLMYLEIDRCANAAELNVLSKELEQVLGEVRVAVADFEPMKAKVQDLLAGIDASQFSIDGEEKAEIKNFLEWLVGNHFTFLGYEEFVVRDEADGGHIEYDANSFLGLTKLLRAGLTAEDLRIEDYAVAYLREPTVLSFAKAAHPSRVHRPAYPDYVSIREIDADGKVIKEHRFMGLYTSSVYGESVRVIPYIRRKVAEIERRSGFQPKAHLGKELAQVVEVLPRDDLFQTPVDELFSTVMSIVQIQERNKIRVFLRKDPYGRFCYCLAYVPRDIYSTEVRQKIQQVLMDRLKASDCEFWTFFSESVLARVQLILRVDPKNRLDIDPLQLEKEVVQACRSWQDDYSSLVVESFGEAQGTNVLADFPKGFPAGYRERFAAHSAVVDMQHLNSLTEANPLVMSFYQPLGQVSGQRELHCKLYHADTPLALSDVLPILENLGLRVLGEFPYRLRHANGREFWIHDFAFIAAEGVNLDIQQLNDTLQDAFVHIVHGDAENDAFNRLVLTAGLPWRDVALLRAYARYLKQIRLGFDLGYIASTLNNHTDIARELTRLFKTRFYLARKLTADDLEDKQQRLEQAILTALDDVQVLNEDRILRRYLDLIKATLRTNFYQTDANGQNKSYFSFKFDPRAIPELPKPVPKFEIFVYSPRVEGVHLRFGNVARGGLRWSDREEDFRTEVLGLVKAQQVKNSVIVPVGAKGGFLPRRLPLGGTRDEIAAEGIACYRIFISGLLDITDNLKDGALVPPANVVRHDDDDPYLVVAADKGTATFSDIANGIAIDYGFWLGDAFASGGSAGYDHKKMGITAKGAWVGVQRHFRERGINVQEDSITVVGVGDMAGDVFGNGLLMSDKLQLVAAFNHLHIFIDPNPNPATSFVERKRLFELPRSAWIDYDTSIMSEGGGIFSRSAKSIAISPQMKERFDIQADKLTPTELLNALLKAPVDLLWNGGIGTYVKASTESHADVGDKANDALRVNGNELRCKVVGEGGNLGMTQLGRVEFGLNGGGSNTDFIDNAGGVDCSDHEVNIKILLNEVVQAGDMTDKQRNQLLASMTDEVGNLVLGNNYKQTQALSLAARRAYERAAEYKRLMSDLEGRGKLDRAIEYLPTEEQLTERASNGKGLTRPELSVLISYSKIDLKEALLKSLVPDDDYLTRDMETAFPPSLVAKFGEAMRRHRLKREIVSTQIANDLVNHMGITFVQRLKESTGMSPANVAGAYVIVRDIFHLPHWFRQIEALDHQVSADVQLELMDELMRLGRRATRWFLRSRRNEQDAGRDTAHFGPHLAALGLKLDELLEGPTREGWQNRYQAYTEAGVPELLARMVAGTTHLYTLLPIIEAADVTGHDAAEVAKAYFAVGSALDLPWYLQQISDLPVANNWQAAAREAFRDDVDWQQRAITIAVLQMADAPHDMEARVALWLEQHQDMADRWRAMMVEIRAAVGTDYAMYAVANRELLDLALSGQSVLQPA, encoded by the coding sequence ATGGCGTTCTTCACCGCAGCCAGCAAGGCCGACTTCCAGCATCAACTGCAAGCGGCACTGGCGCAGCACATCAGTGAACAGGCACTGCCACAAGTGGCGCTGTTTGCTGAACAATTTTTCGGCATCATTTCCCTGGACGAACTGACCCAACGTCGCCTTTCCGACCTGGCCGGTTGCACCTTGTCTGCCTGGCGCCTGCTTGAGCGCTTTGATCACACCCAACCGCAGGTGCGGGTCTACAACCCCGATTACGAACGTCATGGCTGGCAATCGACGCACACCGCGGTCGAAGTGCTGCACCATGACTTGCCCTTCCTGGTCGACTCGGTGCGTACCGAGCTGAACCGTCGTGGCTACAGCATTCACACCCTGCAAACCACCGTGCTCAGCGTGCGCCGTGGCAACAAGGGCGAGTTGCTGGAAATCCTGCCTAAAGGCACCCAGGGCAAAGGCATTCAGCAAGAATCGCTGATGTACCTGGAAATCGACCGCTGCGCCAATGCCGCCGAACTCAACGTGCTGAGCAAAGAGCTTGAGCAGGTGCTGGGCGAAGTGCGCGTGGCCGTGGCTGATTTCGAACCGATGAAAGCCAAGGTCCAGGACCTGCTGGCCGGTATCGACGCCAGCCAGTTCAGCATCGACGGCGAAGAAAAAGCCGAGATCAAGAACTTCCTCGAATGGCTGGTGGGCAACCACTTCACCTTCCTGGGCTATGAAGAGTTCGTGGTACGTGACGAGGCGGACGGCGGTCATATCGAATATGACGCCAATTCCTTCCTCGGTCTGACCAAGCTGCTGCGTGCCGGCCTCACCGCCGAAGACCTGCGCATCGAAGACTACGCCGTGGCCTACCTGCGTGAACCGACCGTGCTGTCGTTCGCCAAGGCCGCGCACCCAAGCCGCGTGCATCGCCCGGCGTACCCGGACTACGTGTCGATCCGCGAGATCGACGCTGATGGCAAGGTCATCAAGGAACACCGCTTCATGGGCCTCTACACCTCCTCGGTGTACGGCGAAAGCGTGCGAGTGATTCCGTACATCCGTCGCAAGGTCGCGGAAATCGAACGCCGTTCGGGTTTCCAACCCAAGGCTCACCTGGGCAAAGAGCTTGCTCAAGTGGTTGAAGTGCTGCCGCGTGACGACCTGTTCCAGACCCCGGTCGACGAACTGTTCAGCACCGTGATGTCGATCGTGCAGATCCAGGAACGCAACAAGATCCGCGTGTTCCTGCGCAAAGACCCGTACGGTCGTTTCTGCTACTGCCTGGCCTACGTGCCGCGCGACATCTATTCCACCGAAGTGCGCCAGAAGATCCAGCAAGTGCTGATGGATCGCCTGAAAGCCTCGGACTGCGAATTCTGGACCTTCTTCTCCGAGTCCGTGCTGGCACGCGTACAGCTGATTCTGCGGGTTGACCCCAAGAACCGCCTGGACATCGACCCGCTGCAACTGGAAAAAGAAGTGGTGCAAGCCTGCCGCAGCTGGCAGGACGACTACTCCAGCCTTGTGGTCGAAAGCTTCGGCGAAGCCCAGGGCACCAACGTGCTGGCGGACTTCCCGAAAGGCTTCCCGGCCGGCTACCGCGAGCGTTTTGCCGCGCATTCGGCCGTGGTCGACATGCAGCACCTGAACAGCCTGACCGAAGCCAACCCGCTGGTGATGAGCTTCTACCAGCCGCTGGGCCAGGTCTCCGGCCAGCGCGAGCTGCATTGCAAGCTCTACCACGCTGACACGCCGCTGGCACTGTCCGACGTGTTGCCGATCCTGGAAAACCTTGGCCTGCGCGTGCTGGGTGAATTCCCGTACCGCCTGCGCCATGCCAATGGCCGCGAGTTCTGGATTCACGATTTCGCCTTTATCGCTGCCGAAGGCGTGAACCTGGATATTCAGCAGCTCAATGACACCCTGCAGGACGCGTTCGTGCACATCGTGCACGGCGATGCCGAAAACGATGCGTTCAACCGATTGGTTCTGACTGCTGGCCTGCCGTGGCGCGACGTGGCACTGCTGCGTGCCTACGCGCGTTACCTCAAGCAGATCCGCCTGGGCTTCGACCTCGGTTACATCGCCAGCACCCTGAATAACCACACCGACATCGCCCGCGAGTTGACCCGGTTGTTCAAGACGCGCTTCTACCTGGCGCGCAAGCTCACCGCCGATGACCTGGAAGACAAGCAGCAACGCCTGGAACAAGCGATTCTGACTGCCCTGGACGACGTTCAGGTGCTCAACGAAGACCGCATCCTGCGTCGCTACCTGGACCTGATCAAGGCCACCCTGCGGACCAACTTCTACCAGACCGACGCCAACGGCCAGAACAAGTCGTACTTCAGCTTCAAGTTCGACCCACGCGCGATTCCTGAGCTGCCCAAGCCGGTGCCGAAGTTTGAAATCTTCGTGTACTCGCCGCGTGTTGAAGGCGTGCACCTGCGCTTTGGCAACGTGGCACGTGGCGGCCTGCGCTGGTCCGACCGTGAAGAAGACTTCCGTACCGAAGTGCTCGGCCTGGTAAAAGCCCAGCAAGTGAAAAACTCGGTGATCGTGCCCGTGGGCGCGAAGGGCGGCTTCCTGCCGCGTCGCCTGCCATTGGGCGGCACCCGCGACGAAATCGCGGCCGAGGGCATCGCCTGCTACCGCATCTTCATCTCGGGCCTGTTGGACATCACCGACAACCTGAAAGACGGCGCCCTGGTGCCGCCGGCCAACGTCGTGCGTCATGACGACGATGACCCGTACCTGGTCGTGGCAGCGGACAAGGGCACTGCGACCTTCTCCGACATCGCCAACGGCATCGCCATCGACTACGGCTTCTGGCTGGGCGACGCGTTTGCTTCCGGTGGTTCGGCCGGTTACGACCACAAGAAAATGGGCATCACCGCCAAGGGCGCGTGGGTGGGTGTGCAGCGTCACTTCCGTGAGCGCGGCATCAACGTGCAGGAAGACAGCATCACGGTGGTCGGCGTCGGCGACATGGCCGGTGACGTGTTCGGTAACGGCTTGCTCATGTCCGACAAGCTGCAACTGGTCGCGGCCTTCAACCACCTGCACATCTTCATCGATCCAAACCCGAACCCGGCGACCAGCTTCGTCGAGCGCAAGCGTTTGTTCGAGCTGCCGCGTTCGGCCTGGATCGACTACGACACCAGCATCATGTCCGAAGGCGGCGGTATCTTCTCGCGCAGCGCGAAAAGCATTGCCATCTCGCCACAGATGAAAGAACGCTTCGACATCCAGGCCGACAAGCTGACCCCGACCGAGCTGCTGAACGCCTTGCTCAAGGCGCCGGTAGACCTGTTGTGGAACGGCGGCATCGGCACTTACGTCAAGGCCAGCACCGAAAGCCATGCCGACGTGGGCGACAAGGCCAACGACGCCTTGCGTGTCAACGGCAACGAGCTGCGCTGCAAAGTAGTGGGCGAGGGCGGTAACCTCGGCATGACCCAACTGGGCCGTGTGGAATTCGGCCTCAATGGCGGCGGTTCCAACACCGACTTCATCGACAACGCCGGTGGCGTGGACTGCTCCGACCACGAAGTGAACATCAAGATCCTGCTCAACGAAGTGGTGCAGGCCGGTGACATGACCGACAAGCAGCGCAACCAGCTGCTGGCGAGCATGACCGACGAAGTCGGCAACCTGGTGTTGGGCAACAACTACAAGCAGACCCAGGCCCTGTCCCTGGCTGCGCGCCGTGCCTACGAGCGTGCTGCCGAGTACAAGCGTCTGATGAGCGACCTGGAAGGCCGTGGCAAGCTGGACCGCGCCATCGAGTACCTGCCGACCGAGGAGCAGCTCACCGAGCGCGCCTCCAACGGCAAGGGCTTGACCCGTCCGGAGCTGTCGGTGTTGATCTCCTACAGCAAGATCGACCTCAAGGAAGCCCTGCTCAAGTCGCTGGTGCCGGATGACGATTACCTGACCCGTGACATGGAGACCGCGTTCCCGCCGAGCCTGGTCGCCAAGTTCGGCGAAGCCATGCGTCGCCACCGCCTCAAGCGCGAGATCGTCAGCACCCAGATCGCCAACGATCTGGTCAACCACATGGGCATCACCTTCGTGCAGCGGCTCAAAGAGTCGACCGGCATGAGCCCGGCGAACGTGGCCGGTGCCTACGTGATCGTGCGTGACATCTTCCACCTCCCGCACTGGTTCCGTCAGATCGAAGCCCTGGACCACCAGGTTTCCGCTGACGTGCAACTGGAGTTGATGGACGAGCTGATGCGTCTGGGCCGCCGTGCCACGCGCTGGTTCCTGCGCAGCCGTCGCAACGAGCAGGATGCTGGCCGTGACACCGCGCACTTTGGTCCGCACCTGGCCGCGTTGGGCCTCAAGCTCGACGAACTGCTGGAAGGCCCGACCCGTGAAGGCTGGCAGAACCGCTACCAGGCCTACACCGAAGCGGGTGTGCCAGAGTTGTTGGCGCGCATGGTTGCAGGCACGACTCACCTGTACACCCTGCTGCCAATCATCGAAGCCGCCGACGTGACCGGGCATGACGCCGCCGAAGTGGCCAAGGCCTACTTCGCCGTCGGCAGCGCCCTGGACTTGCCATGGTACTTGCAGCAGATCAGCGATCTGCCGGTGGCCAACAACTGGCAGGCCGCGGCCCGCGAAGCCTTCCGCGATGACGTGGACTGGCAGCAACGCGCGATCACCATCGCTGTTCTGCAAATGGCCGACGCGCCACACGACATGGAAGCCCGTGTGGCCCTGTGGCTTGAGCAGCATCAGGACATGGCTGATCGCTGGCGCGCCATGATGGTGGAAATTCGTGCTGCGGTCGGCACGGACTACGCCATGTATGCAGTCGCCAACCGTGAACTGCTGGACCTGGCGTTGAGCGGTCAGTCGGTGCTGCAACCGGCTTGA